DNA from Acidimicrobiales bacterium:
GTCAGGTCGCCGCCACCGGCGTGGACGGGCTGGTGGTGTTCAACCGCTTCTACCAACCCGACCTCGACCTCGACACCCTCGAGGTGGTGCATCGCGTCGAGCTGAGCACCCCGGGCGAGCTGCGACTCCCGCTGCGGTGGATCGCCATCTTGCGTCCCCAGCTGGGACCCGATGTGTCGATCGCCGCCACCACCGGCATCCACTCGGGCACCGATGCGGTCAAGGCGATCATGGTCGGCGCCGACGTCGCCATGCTCACCTCGGCCGTGCTGCGCAACGGGCCCGAGCACCTGCGCACGGTCGAGTCGGAGCTGCACGACTGGTTGGTCGAGCACGAGTACGACTCGGTCGACCAGCTCCGGGGCAGCGCCACCCAGGCCACCTCCGGCGATGCCGCCGCGTTCGAGCGGGCCAACTACTTCCAGACCCTGCACTCCTGGACGACGCCACCCGAGCTCACCGAGTCCTCACCCTCGTCCTGAGCGAACGCCGCCGCCGGGCGTCGATGACAACCGGGCGCTGGTCGACGAGTGGCTGGCCTCGGCGATCAGATGACAGCTCGGCCGAACGCCGACAGGACGGCGAACACGATGCTCCACGCCGCGACCCCTGCGAGGCTCCAGGCCAGGACCAGACCCCGGGGCATCCGCAGGGCGACCGCGGCGAGGGCCGCGGTGTGGGACCCGACCGTGAGTGGGCCGAGCAGGGCCACGCCGGGCAGCCCCCAGCGGTAGGCGATGCGGCGGACCCGCTCCCGGCGTCGGCTCGGCGGTGCGTCGCCGCGCGGCTCGCGCCGCATCCGGCCGATCACCTCGTCGCCGGCCACCACCGCCAGCACCAGGGTGGTGGCATTGCCCGCGAAGGCGAGCAGTCCAACCGGCACCGGGTGCATCCCCGCCGCGACCGATGCCGGGATCACGATCATCACCTCCAGCATCGGGACCGCTGCGGTGAGGAACACCAGCACGTACTGCCAGAGCAGGTCCATGCGCGCCGTCAGTCCGCCCCACGCCGGCAGACGTACACGGTGCAGGCGGACTCGTCGCCGGTGTAGGGGTTGGGGAAGGACACCACATGGGCCACGCATGACTCGAAGGCCCGGTCGGCCACCGCGATGAGCTCGTCGTCGGGTGGATCGTCGGACCACAGGGCGAACACGCCGCCGGGGTGGAGCAGGTCGCCGACCCGGGCGAGGCCGGCAGGCTCGTAGAAGCTCGCATGGCGGGGATCGAGCAGGTGGCGGGGCGAGTGGTCGATGTCCACGGCGATGACGTGAACCCGCGGCGGCACCAGTGGTCCGAAGCCCTCGTCGCCGGCGACCATGGCGAAGAAGTCGCCCTCGACGAAGCGGCAACGCGGGTCGGAGGTGAGCGCAGCGGCATCGGGCAGCAGCTGCTGGTCGTGCCAGCCGATCACCGCTGCCAACGCCTCGACGACCGCCAGGGACCGCACCCGAGGGTCCTCGAGGACCGCGCGGGCCGTGTAGCCGAGTCCGAGACCACCGACGACCACGTCGAGATCGTCGCTCGCGGCTTCGGACAGGGCGAGCGACGCCAGGGCAACCTCCGATGCGGTGAAGAGGCTCGACATCAGGAACTCGTCGTCGAGCTTGGCCTCGTAGACCTCGACCTGGAGCACCGGCTCGAGTCGGCGTCGAAGGCTGATCTCGCCGATCGGTGTGGGCTGCCGGTCCAGCTCCTCGAAGAGCGCGCTCACCCCGATCGTGTCCTCCTGTGGTCGTCGGCTCGGTCGCCCAAGCATGGACCATCTCGCGCTCGTCGGTCGCACCACCACTCCGCCACCACTTCACCACCGGTTCCTCAAGACTTGCGGGCCGGGTTGGTGGATCGTGGCCTCCGACCGACACCGAACACGGGAGGAACCCCCATGGCCAGCGACGACAAGGTGCTCATCGGACTCACCCACGCCGAGGACGAACCCGAGAACGTGCTCATCGCCTACCTGATGGCCGTCGAAGCCGTCCGGGCCGGCAAGGAGGCGCTGTTCTGGTTGACCAAGGACGCGGTGGCGATCGCGACGACGGGACACCTCGACAAGATCGGGGTGCCAGGAGCCCCATCGATCACCGACTTGCACGACGAGTACGTGAAGCTGGGCGGGAGGCTCTACGCCTGTCCCGTCTGTGTGAAGCTGCGCGGTCTCGAGGACGCCGACCTGGTCGACAACGCCGAGATCAAGGGCGTGCCCGCTGTCTACGAGTACACCGCCGGCGGGGCGCTGGTCTTCAACTACTGATCGCAGGGCCGGAGCCTCACCGCCG
Protein-coding regions in this window:
- a CDS encoding DsrE family protein, whose protein sequence is MASDDKVLIGLTHAEDEPENVLIAYLMAVEAVRAGKEALFWLTKDAVAIATTGHLDKIGVPGAPSITDLHDEYVKLGGRLYACPVCVKLRGLEDADLVDNAEIKGVPAVYEYTAGGALVFNY
- a CDS encoding spermidine synthase is translated as MSALFEELDRQPTPIGEISLRRRLEPVLQVEVYEAKLDDEFLMSSLFTASEVALASLALSEAASDDLDVVVGGLGLGYTARAVLEDPRVRSLAVVEALAAVIGWHDQQLLPDAAALTSDPRCRFVEGDFFAMVAGDEGFGPLVPPRVHVIAVDIDHSPRHLLDPRHASFYEPAGLARVGDLLHPGGVFALWSDDPPDDELIAVADRAFESCVAHVVSFPNPYTGDESACTVYVCRRGAD
- a CDS encoding small multi-drug export protein; the encoded protein is MDLLWQYVLVFLTAAVPMLEVMIVIPASVAAGMHPVPVGLLAFAGNATTLVLAVVAGDEVIGRMRREPRGDAPPSRRRERVRRIAYRWGLPGVALLGPLTVGSHTAALAAVALRMPRGLVLAWSLAGVAAWSIVFAVLSAFGRAVI